In Pseudomonadota bacterium, the genomic window TAAAGGCTTGAGCCAGTTTCAAAACGCCCCATTTTGGCCGATCTCTGCGTTGGGGGAAGGTTTGGGTCCTTGACTAATTGGACATATTGCGAGCGTTCTATAAATTATTAAAGGATAATAAATATGCCGAGGCGAGCAAGGCTGGATGCTTCTGATATGCTGTTGCAAAAACATTGATACGTAGAAAAATAAAAGATTAATAAGTCCAGTTTGTCAAGGACGTTATATACTACGGTTGGCCTGTCATATAATTATCAAACTCAAGCCATCGCTTCACGAATCGGTTTAACACTCTCAATTTTTTCCATACGCTTTGGTGAGTGTAATGCTGTCCATATATCATTGCGTTGCTGTAAATTAAGCCAAAAATTTGGTGTATTGCCGAATACTTTTGCCAGCATTAATGCAGTGTCAACGGTGATAGATCTTTTGCCGGTACAAAGCTCATTTACTGATCTGCGGCTTACACCCATTGCAGAGGCAAGTTGCCCCGGCCCAAAGCATCGGTAACCGAAAGTCTGCGACCGGCTGCGTCATAGGCGAACGTTGTACGGTTGCCCAGGGCATCTACTGAAACCTTGAGCTGACCGGCACTATTGTATTCCATTTGAGTTGCGCTGCTGTCTGCATAGATCGTGCGCACCAGACGATTGACAGCATCATACTCTAATGTTGTTGTTTTTCCGGCCTGGTCAGTGGTGGAGATGCGGTTGCCTTCGGCATCATAGGCATTGACCGGGGAATTCCGATCTGCGATACGGACTATACCAAGCCGGATTGATTGCTTCCAATGTCAATGATAATTTTCGGCAACTTTTTTATAACATGTTGGAAGGTCGTCAAAAGGAACGGGGTATCCGAACAAAAATGCGGGTAAAATTGGCTGCAAAGTTATTAGTGATTGCATGGACTATGCTTAAAAAGAATGAACCGTTTGATGCAAGCCGTTTAACGACGGATTTAGATTAGCATCAAACAACCATACAATTAAATTAAATCAAAGCATATACTGCTTTGAGCATTTTCGGCGAGAAAGCCCGTTCAAGGACGTTGGAGCGAAACAACTCCGGGAGGGACAATTTAAGGGCTTCTCTCTGAATTCTTTAATCTGGATAAGGAATGATGTGGCGGTCAGCCAATAGCTGGGATGCCGGATAAACGTAACGATTAGATAAAGAATTCGCCGCATGAGATAACCGCCGGAAGCAAAATGCACATTACCAAAAGTGCAGCAATAGAGGTGTTCTCTCAATATAGCGAAGAATATAAATAACTGATTATATTTGAATTATATTTTACACGTTTTTGCTTGACATAAGGAGGAATGTCCCCAAGCTGGTCCTAAAATTGTATAAACCATCTCTCTACTCTACCCAAGCTGGCCCTCACTTGACCTGTATTCTTTTTCGTAAAAATCGGATAATAGCTCATCTATTTGTTCTTTAATAAAATTATTCCTTGGCCTAAATGGTAGGAATACTGCTATAGAAATAAAACACATAACGAAAAATAAAAATAGCTTCATAGGAGCATTTGAATATGGGGCATTATAAATTAAATTACTAAACATAATCAAAGCCATAAATACTGGCAATAACATAAAAGAATAAAACGGGCGAATTTCACAACGTACATTATCATTGGGTATGTTTTTTTCAATGCTTAAAAATATTCTTTGAGTTGGGAAAATGCCTTTTTGATAAAATAATTTACGAGTAGGTCTAAGGGCAATCAGTATATTATTGTTTAATTTTTTTACATACCATTTTTTTACATAATTTTTTGCAGAAATATGAGCATTTTTATCATTTTTATTTTTTGAAAGCCTATAATTTAATATGATACTAAACGGGCCATTTTTAAAG contains:
- a CDS encoding HigA family addiction module antidote protein codes for the protein MGVSRRSVNELCTGKRSITVDTALMLAKVFGNTPNFWLNLQQRNDIWTALHSPKRMEKIESVKPIREAMA
- a CDS encoding RHS repeat protein; this encodes MRTIYADSSATQMEYNSAGQLKVSVDALGNRTTFAYDAAGRRLSVTDALGRGNLPLQWV